The following nucleotide sequence is from Diospyros lotus cultivar Yz01 chromosome 3, ASM1463336v1, whole genome shotgun sequence.
ctccaaacactatttaattatgaaaaaaccatttacatgttccaagaactacatttccaagacttaattaatgacctataaaaattctattttagataagcaaaaaaataaaaaaaaaacataataaaatatcaaaatagtaactggaaatgggcgagaaaaaatttgacggctgttttgttataatatatatatagattcttTAAATTGTCTAATGTATAAATAGtattatctttataatatatattaataattatcacatttaagattaACGTGACATTTCAAATCACGTGGCATTGGGCACGACGGCGTTGACCTTCTTTCCGCGCCCACCCCGTCCCTGCATTTACGTCGTCCGTAGGACCACGCTCCTCctaaatgaatattatttattaattacacaAACCACCCCACAACTTTTTTAATCACAGTTACGGggttcaatttttaatttatagacTTATTAAcctcatatttttattttatagccATTTAACgccaaaataacatttcttcCAGTTCGAGACATTCACTCggtttaagaaaaaaaaaattacttttattaaaatattatatatattttttattaaaaaatcaaaaaaaaaaattaaaaaataaataaacaattttcatccaatccactgtactattttcaaatctctaaaatttcaatttcaatgtaGTGATAAATTTACAATTGACTACGTCACATTTCAAgaatgtcaatttttttcatgtatTATTACTTTCAACACGACAACTATAACATTTCACATTGAATGATAATAAGTATTGGAACAACTTATCTTAATAGGTTTATGTGAATTTTTCAagagtcacccatccttaaactATCacagctcaagcacacttaactctAGAATTCTTTACCTATATTCagtccaaaaaatatttaactggtgttactttcttttttatttatcctcgatatatactactattCTCTGAgttcttagggtattacaacaaCGTTATAGCAATAGATCAGactttaattatgaaaatatttttttaaaaaaatataaaaacttattttaatatagtaaattattttttaaaatataaaaatttaatgtaataaatgatttttttctttgagCTCAGTAAATACCATACGCGAAAAGCTATTTTGGGTTTAATTggttataaaatacaaatattgagctaataaagtcataaattaaaaattaagtttgatTAAACGTAATTGAAAAAATctgaaactaataaaattataaattaaaaattacgcCCAATTAAAAAAGTGTGGACTAATTTGAACTTTAatcttataaataattaaaataacacttttaattttatttatttaaaattaactcttgaaatttcaaattctgacGTATATTAGACCATTTTGTTATGATATATAACATTTGTCCTACactcaaattttaaattggGGGCTCACACATCACCCTCTTGCTTGACGCAAGCGACATAGCAGAGTTGTGATATATGAATATGATCTGCAATTCCATGTGCAAGCTACTACGACTGGAGCTTGTGTTTGGTAGTAATGTTTAAGTCAGCCTAGTTTGGATCAAATTAGATGAACTTAAATTggtaaaatacatattttaaaaagataGAACAAAGGAACGCGAGGGACGTGAAAACCTATATTGCATGAGAACGGAAACGTTTTTGATAAGAAATAAAAACGTAGAAATagatgtttttttaaaaaaatagatataaatagaGTCTGAAACGAGAATTAAAAAcgttcaaaaatatttcaaaacgaGAAAACACCATCAATGAGATGTTTCAAAACTCCCGCATCTGACAAATACTCAAATGTTGTCCAGATAAAATCATCGGACCAGGCACAATTTCAATTTCGAGGTTATTTTCGTCATTGCAATGATTGTTGTTTACACAATAACATAATATGAAACAagaggaggaaaagaaaaaacattgaACCGTTGGTTTCATTCTTGTGATTGTGGCAATGAGCTCAGATTCATTTAGAAGCCATGGACGATCTCAGAGCACTTGTTCTTGATCCAACGCAACCCCTTCCGTACGCAAGCCTTAACCCTCCCTTCCACACTGTAAACCTTGTACCTCGCTATTCGCCTCCGTCGCTTCATCTCTGGATCGTTGAATCCCCACGGCTTCGTCGCAGGAGCAGGAAGCGCGTGCAGATCCGGGGATCGAGGCCGGTTCGTCGCGCACATCTGGATCTGGTTGGCGGCGCTGAAGCTCTTCCCGCTCACTATCTGATCTAGCCTCCGCTCGGCGCCCGGACGGCTGAAACTCTGCCGGTACTCGTCCATGAGCGCAGCCAGGTAACGACTTCGGCTTCATGATCGAACCCTAGGGTATGCCGGTTATATAAATAGATGCAGAAAGTATACGAatctataatttaaaaagagGAACTGTTCATTAAAATTTGCCAGAACTTTAGCTGGAATTCGGCGTTGTGCCGGTGGTCTCCACTTCCCGTCGTACGtttcttctcattattttttacttttcagGGACAAAATTATGGTAGATTTGAATTTCTTTCCTAACCTTGGCCTTTGCACGAGATGCCTGTCTGTCTGGCAACCTGCGGCACTAGTATTATtagaatgaataaaaataacataaaacttACATAATTAGAGGCAGGCAAGTCTTATATTATCTACCGGCGGCGATTGTTATGTTACTCGATGGTGGGTAACGTAGCAGTGTCTTCAAAATTAAGAGTAGACATTCGATCGATAactaaattgattaaattagtcAAGTTGAATCGATTGAATTTTACTTGTGTTAAAAAGTGAACTGATATGATAAAATAGATTCTCAAatagatcaaattaaaaaaaattaaaaaaataaaatataaaaatgatctcatttttaatattttaatcgattcgattattttattttttttcttttcaaaaaccaaatcaaactaaaataattaaacttaaaaactgAATCAAACCAAGTCAACCTACAGTTTGAACTAActagttcaatttgattattttagttaaattaaaatGTTCCTCACCCTAATTATCGTGCGATTTCAAATACACTGTAGCATGATTTTAagtgttaaaatttatttaaataatatttttagtacatattatttaaaataaattttgggaCATGTAttacttataaaataaattttaaaaataattagaatatatttaaactttaaaatctatatcaattttataacattattaaataaaattaatatcattattattattaatttataatagtggTTACGTGCATATTTTCTCCTCAATTTGGATAGTAATTTGGGCTGGAGCTGGGCCCAGGCTGTCCGAAGCCACCAGCCCATTGGGCAGGCTTGAGTTAAAGATGGCAAATAGACGAgtcgggccgggccggcccacCTCCTGCTTGGCCCATCCATTTGGTGGGCCGGGCCAAGGCAATGGAAACTAGGCCCGACacggcccttaataaatgggccaaatcgggccgggccgggctggACTGGACTGGGGCTTGTTGGGCCGGCCCGTGGGTCTGCTGATCCGGGTGGGACCGtgggctatttatatttaatttttatttttttctcaaatgtaacaaatattttttaaaatatatttataatttatatg
It contains:
- the LOC127797855 gene encoding uncharacterized protein LOC127797855, producing the protein MDEYRQSFSRPGAERRLDQIVSGKSFSAANQIQMCATNRPRSPDLHALPAPATKPWGFNDPEMKRRRRIARYKVYSVEGRVKACVRKGLRWIKNKCSEIVHGF